From the genome of Candidatus Methylomirabilota bacterium, one region includes:
- the shc gene encoding squalene--hopene cyclase translates to MTSPTAIRSEVDHAISRARDVLLATQAPDGHWVGEAEANSTITSEYLLLCHLLDRADREREAKMVRYLRKCQLPDGGYSLYDGGSANLSATIKAYFAMKVAGVTADDPSMAAARALIRERGGPVQADVFTKILLALFGEYDWRGVPSMPVEIILLPRWSFFNLLEVSYWSRTVIVPLLILMDSKPVMRLPESCRLDELWPVPREHASLRFPRIPRPFSSKRFIWKNLFIGVDDALKGWERLGPRPFRGRAIEAAVRWLEERLAVPGGLGGIFPAMTNAVLALRTLGYPEDHPLIRGQIKEIENLGVETTDSLHYTPCVSPVWDTSLAANALIESGLTPDHPQLIRAGEWMMDKQITVPGDWQVKRPDVPPGGWPFQYHNDFYPDLDDSAMVMMALAKIQGLDPERKARCMERGLAWFVGMQGSDGGWASFDADNSRLVFNNIPFADHGALLDPSTEDLTGRGLELLGTLGHGPDHPAAQRAFAFIRKTQHETGAWYGRWGVNYIYGTWSVLRGLGAIGEDCSADYVQRAIAWIEQRQNADGGWGETLASYDDETLAGQGESIPSQTAWALLGLFAAGRIEGQAVEQGIRYLIDTQTADGSWEDPLWNGTGFPRVFYLKYHLYAKYFPLWALGVYRGATA, encoded by the coding sequence ATGACCTCGCCCACCGCCATTCGCTCCGAAGTCGACCACGCGATCAGCCGCGCCCGGGACGTCCTCCTGGCCACCCAGGCCCCCGATGGACACTGGGTCGGGGAGGCCGAGGCCAATAGCACCATCACGAGCGAGTACCTGCTCTTGTGCCATCTGCTGGATCGCGCGGATCGGGAGCGCGAGGCCAAGATGGTGCGGTACCTGCGGAAGTGTCAGCTCCCCGATGGTGGCTACAGCCTGTACGACGGAGGCTCGGCCAACCTGTCCGCCACCATCAAGGCCTACTTCGCCATGAAGGTCGCCGGGGTGACGGCCGATGATCCGTCCATGGCGGCGGCGCGCGCGCTGATCCGCGAGCGCGGCGGCCCTGTCCAGGCCGACGTCTTCACCAAGATTCTCCTCGCCCTTTTCGGGGAATACGACTGGCGCGGCGTGCCATCCATGCCCGTGGAGATCATCCTGCTGCCCCGCTGGTCCTTCTTCAACCTCCTCGAGGTGTCCTACTGGTCGCGCACGGTCATCGTGCCGCTCCTCATCCTCATGGACTCCAAGCCCGTCATGCGGCTGCCCGAGTCCTGCCGGCTCGACGAGCTCTGGCCCGTGCCGCGCGAGCACGCGAGCCTCCGCTTCCCGCGCATCCCTCGCCCGTTCTCATCGAAGCGCTTCATCTGGAAGAACCTCTTCATCGGCGTGGACGACGCGCTCAAGGGCTGGGAGCGCCTGGGGCCGCGGCCCTTCCGGGGACGCGCCATCGAGGCGGCCGTGCGCTGGCTCGAGGAGCGCCTGGCCGTGCCCGGAGGCCTGGGGGGGATTTTCCCGGCCATGACCAATGCCGTCCTGGCCCTCAGGACCCTGGGCTATCCCGAGGACCACCCGCTCATCCGAGGGCAGATCAAGGAGATCGAGAATCTCGGCGTCGAGACAACGGATTCGCTCCACTACACGCCGTGCGTCTCGCCCGTGTGGGACACCTCGCTGGCCGCCAATGCCCTGATCGAGTCGGGCCTGACGCCGGACCATCCCCAGCTCATCCGCGCCGGCGAGTGGATGATGGACAAGCAGATCACGGTACCCGGGGACTGGCAGGTCAAGCGGCCCGACGTGCCGCCGGGAGGCTGGCCCTTCCAGTACCACAACGATTTCTATCCCGACCTGGATGACTCGGCCATGGTGATGATGGCCCTCGCCAAGATCCAGGGCCTCGACCCCGAGCGCAAGGCGCGGTGCATGGAGCGCGGCCTGGCGTGGTTTGTCGGGATGCAAGGATCCGACGGTGGATGGGCCTCGTTCGACGCCGACAATAGCCGGCTCGTCTTCAACAATATTCCCTTCGCGGATCACGGGGCGCTGCTCGATCCCTCGACGGAGGATCTGACGGGCCGCGGCCTCGAGCTCCTCGGCACTCTCGGCCATGGGCCGGATCACCCGGCCGCGCAGCGGGCCTTCGCTTTCATCCGCAAGACCCAGCACGAGACGGGGGCGTGGTACGGACGCTGGGGCGTCAACTACATCTACGGCACGTGGTCGGTGCTGCGCGGGCTCGGGGCCATCGGTGAAGACTGCTCGGCCGACTATGTCCAGCGCGCCATCGCCTGGATCGAGCAGCGTCAGAACGCCGACGGAGGCTGGGGGGAGACGCTCGCCTCCTATGACGACGAGACCCTGGCGGGCCAGGGCGAGTCCATCCCGAGCCAGACGGCCTGGGCTCTGCTGGGACTGTTCGCGGCAGGGCGGATCGAGGGTCAGGCCGTGGAACAGGGCATACGCTATCTCATCGACACGCAGACGGCGGACGGCTCGTGGGAAGACCCGCTGTGGAATGGCACCGGCTTCCCGCGTGTCTTCTACCTCAAGTATCACCTCTACGCGAAGTACTTCCCGCTCTGGGCCCTCGGCGTGTACCGGGGCGCGACGGCGTGA